The Fusarium fujikuroi IMI 58289 draft genome, chromosome FFUJ_chr12 genome includes a window with the following:
- a CDS encoding related to SKI2-antiviral protein and putative helicase: MASTDMKPFEEALLNWYKGLQPLTVDIVGDFAGRELFLIHGEALMQYCLIEARVDFDRGFQLLHAIQAVEKFLVNLKNGDCNFDIVFFRDFENVCAYEGSAGSKYPYKFKLTRRILIQHLTRGIADFKILEFDSFDSQECRMYLANNAIHFMLCDDGRGASLDQSVRLQHLIWKVISSGRNVALINSISWKSSKIFMPLLSGSKGALPDLHIDTPVCETEPLADFSKQVLDETLRLSNETLDISAREKFAAVFCRVFLERSSKEGEISGVDLELVEALLLHMATLRVCHLQNRNVHPERLSKHVFDSYDTGFVQLFCTASQTLAENGYAVRGQAEWDLFDLFDGHIFFYILHAIRDGSEFPIPIVDRGKALSAKVLGQRSMNGRSLFMALKTLESNLPPVPPHSTPTVLSFNHPVLNEFLEDVWVKEVPDDVDPVAEIVFQDLRHWHAYKPITTSTRMTHEKVPVWLENYRRKRLQRQMADVILYAASLSNSVGKVFSRETIVVGAPTKQKLARGGVDADTNSKRLAKVGNQSPRGGKQKALLAACALNEKRALAKQNDALHLWAMKCAEIENTDNPVKQYLKALDYLSDGSPGSHISVKPEVLLYLCHILRRIWDQTRKQVDEDSPKGLYLISMVWNWLRVISISDKCTPDVASAAQGIMKALAISRLSITVQEPPRKLPFTILPWITMKDVPRLVQDHRLLQLRHGGPHMDRRFDSRPDERVPFEPDAWQRDILDSIDADESLLVVAPTSAGKTFISFYAMKKVLEKSDDEVLVYVAPTKALVNQIAAEIEARFSKRFRTQEGKSVWAIHTRDYRINNPARCQILVTVPHMLQIMLLAPTNASSPTAWSRRVKRIIFDEVHCIGQAEDGIIWEQLLLLAPCPIIALSATVGNPDELRDWLSKLQAKKGFKMKMIVHEVRYSDLRKFIYEPPHDFSFKGLAKVSRLPVPGLDEGDSISPNFKNIAALDDVTLEARDCLTLWNSMQNTFPKDLLGNRSELDPLKVLPEVIEKSHIVEWEKSLKRKLKEAMENPESPFYDLQESLDPSVQNERTSKISHDVHSDSVDHIDRLFTLACELHSQDALPALIFNYDRSECEMAIRSILSKLNDAEKAFKGNDTTWKKKLRDFEQWQRQKGNDRGIRFPKRSENGERNPSKLEIAREEGSVETSPWESFDPEAPLDHFSFADTKKMQQKDLDDLVLRLDPMKVQPWLIDALRRGLGVHHAGMNLHYRRIVEILFRKGYIRLVVATGTLALGINMPCKTVVFSGDSVFLSPQNYRQASGRAGRRGFDLLGNVVFNGISRDRVHEIMSSRLPALKGQFPISTTLVLRLFVLLNGTNNNEFAVNAVKSLLSQTRLYLGGPDAEMAVKHHLRFSIEYLRRQNLLSVKGVPIHFAGLVGHLYFTENAVFAFHSLLRGGYFHKLCKDIDSDRERVLREMMLVLSHLFSRIPIQQKAKALEIVESSSSDIFLKRLPVAAEQLLVRHNRETLLTFKDYVSSYINAHLHDLPDCTLPLTKIPIGPEKGRGCSLTSDPPPVIRSPFVALSGFTDDFNSIKELCSTARDGVFLEESSIPYLPIWPIDTTVELNAYLYDFFKHGSLKVLVRDNHIKRGDVWFHLKDFSLVLKTIVTSLKGVIDSGGGFFMEDLDGDDNMSDMSEGDHEAISEVFEVQKPDKAPEETEKSLAKDKAKPEVPDSWEDESDASTSESEGPMPGSGVSGSSASKDPAGMQSGFDNGCGLMQVLRAFELLEAEFADKFYKIGA, translated from the exons ATGGCTTCAACAGACATGAAGCCATTCGAGGAGGCACTCCTGAACTGGTACAAAGGCTTACAGCCGCTCACAGTCGATATCGTGGGAGACTTTGCAGGCCGAGAGCTATTCCTAATCCATGGAGAAGCTTTGATGCAGTATTGCCTCATCGAGGCCAGAGTGGATTTTGACA GAGGATTCCAGTTGTTGCACGCCATCCAAGCCGTGGAGAAGTTCCTCGTCAATCTAAAGAATGGAGATTGCAACTTTGATATTGTTTTCTTTCGTGACTTTGAAAATGTGTGCGCGTATGAGGGTAGCGCCGGCTCGAAATATCCTTACAAGTTCAAGCTTACACGCCGGATTCTCATCCAGCATCTTACCAGAGGCATCGCGGACTTCAAGATCCTGGAGTTTGATTCTTTTGACAGTCAAGAGTGTAGAATGTATCTCGCTAACAATGCGATACATTTCATGCTCTGCGATGATGGAAGGGGAGCCAGCCTAGACCAGTCTGTTCGGCTTCAACATCTTATATGGAAAGTCATAAGCAGCGGGAGAAATGTTGCCCTCATCAACTCGATTTCATGGAAGAGTTCAAAA ATTTTTATGCCTCTCCTGAGTGGGTCAAAGGGTGCGCTGCCAGATCTCCATATCGACACTCCCGTATGTGAGACGGAACCGTTGGCGGACTTTTCCAAGCAAGTACTTGATGAGACGCTAAGACTCTCAAATGAAACCTTGGATATTTCAGCAAGAGAAAAGTTCGCTGCCGTCTTTTGTCGCGTTTTCCTTGAAAGATCCTCAAAGGAAGGTGAGATATCTGGCGTTGACCTCGAGCTTGTGGAGGCGCTGCTTCTTCACATGGCTACTCTTAGAGTCTGCCATCTTCAGAACCGAAATGTCCATCCAGAGAGACTTTCAAAACACGTTTTTGATAGCTACGACACTGGTTTTGTACAACTATTTTGTACTGCGTCCCAAACTTTGGCAGAGAATGGATATGCTGTGAGAGGGCAAGCCGAATGGGATTTGTTCGATCTCTTCGATGGCCACATATTCTTTTACATTCTACATGCGATACGGGATGGATCCGAGTTTCCCATTCCCATTGTTGACCGAGGAAAAGCTCTTTCGGCAAAGGTACTTGGGCAGAGGAGCATGAATGGTCGAAGCCTTTTCATGGCTCTTAAAACATTGGAGAGTAATCTACCTCCTGTGCCACCTCACTCGACCCCCACCGTTTTGTCGTTCAATCACCCCGTACTAAATGAGTTTCTTGAGGATGTCTGGGTCAAAGAAGTGCCCGATGATGTCGATCCTGTCGCTGAAATTGTGTTCCAAGATCTTCGTCACTGGCATGCCTACAAACCAATCACTACTAGTACAAGGATGACACACGAAAAAGTCCCCGTCTGGCTGGAGAATTATAGACGCAAGAGACTTCAAAGACAAATGGCAGATGTCATTTTGTACGCAGCGAGTCTCAGCAACTCTGTTGGAAAGGTGTTCAGCCGAGAAACTATTGTCGTGGGCGCACCCACAAAGCAAAAATTGGCTCGCGGTGGGGTGGATGCAGACACTAACAGTAAAAGGTTGGCAAAGGTAGGCAATCAATCTCCCAGAGGTGGCAAGCAGAAGGCACTCCTAGCTGCCTGTGCGTTGAATGAGAAGAGGGCGCTAGCAAAGCAAAACGATGCCTTGCACCTCTGGGCCATGAAATGCGCCGAAATTGAAAACACAGATAATCCAGTTAAGCAATATCTCAAGGCTCTGGATTATCTATCTGATGGATCCCCGGGAAGCCATATTTCTGTCAAGCCAGAAGTTTTACTGTACCTCTGTCACATACTTCGGAGAATCTGGGACCAGACGCGTAAACAGGTCGATGAAGATTCCCCTAAAG GGCTATACCTTATTTCTATGGTATGGAACTGGCTGAGGGTCATTTCGATATCGGACAAGTGTACACCGGATGTTGCAAGCGCCGCCCAAGGAATCATGAAAGCACTGGCAATAAGCCGGCTGAGCATCACTGTCCAGGAGCCACCACGCAAGCTGCCTTTCACCATCTTACCTTGGATAACGATGAAGGATGTACCGAGACTTGTCCAGGATCAtcgacttcttcagcttcgtcACGGTGGGCCTCATATGGATAGGCGATTTGACTCTCGGCCCGATGAACGAGTGCCCTTTGAACCAGATGCCTGGCAGCGGGACATTCTCGACTCGATTGATGCCGACGAAAGTTTGTTGGTTGTGGCTCCAACCTCTGCAGGAAAaaccttcatctccttctaCGCCATGAAGAAAGTACTCGAGAAGAGCGACGATGAAGTCCTGGTGTACGTCGCTCCCACAAAGGCCCTCGTGAACCAGATTGCTGCGGAGATCGAGGCCCGATTCTCCAAAAGATTCAGGACTCAGGAGGGTAAATCCGTTTGGGCAATCCACACACGTGATTATCGCATCAACAACCCTGCTCGGTGCCAAATCTTGGTTACTGTGCCTCACATGTTGCAAATCATGCTCCTGGCCCCGACAAACGCCAGCAGCCCAACTGCATGGTCACGGCGTGTCAAGAGAATCATATTTGATGAGGTTCACTGTATCGGACAAGCTGAGGATGGTATCATCTGGGAACAGCTGCTGTTGCTTGCCCCGTGTCCTATCATTGCCCTCTCGGCGACGGTTGGAAATCCTGACGAGCTTAGGGACTGGCTTTCCAAATTACAGGCAAAAAAGGGGTTTAAAATGAAGATGATTGTGCATGAAGTCCGATACTCTGACCTTCGTAAATTCATTTACGAGCCTCCACATGACTTTAGCTTCAAGGGACTCGCAAAGGTTTCCAGACTCCCTGTGCCAGGGCTCGACGAGGGCGACAGCATTAGTCCAAATTTCAA GAACATTGCGGCGCTGGATGATGTCACTCTGGAAGCTAGAGACTGCCTCACTCTCTGGAACAGCATGCAGAACACTTTTCCCAAAGACCTCCTCGGAAATCGAAGCGAACTTGACCCTCTGAAAGTCCTGCCAGAGGTCATTGAAAAATCTCATATTGTGGAGTGGGAGAAAAGCCTAAAGAGGAAGTTAAAAGAAGCCATGGAGAACCCAGAATCTCCCTTCTACGATTTGCAAGAAAGCCTTGACCCTTCAGTTCAAAATGAAAGGACTTCCAAGATCTCACACGACGTACACTCAGATTCTGTTGACCATATTGATAGGCTGTTTACTCTGGCATGTGAGCTTCACTCGCAAGACGCCTTGCCAGCTCTTATTTTTAACTACGACCGCTCCGAGTGTGAAATGGCTATCAGAAGCATCCTCTCCAAACTGAACGACGCTGAAAAGGCATTCAAGGGAAATGACACTacctggaagaagaaactccGGGACTTTGAACAGTGGCAGCGGCAGAAAGGAAATGATCGAGGGATTCGATTCCCCAAACGCTCGGAAAATGGGGAGCGGAATCCATCAAAGCTTGAAATCGCCCGCGAGGAAGGGAGTGTAGAGACCAGCCCTTGGGAGAGTTTCGACCCCGAGGCCCCCTTAGATCACTTCAGCTTCGCAGACACCAAAAAGATGCAGCAGAAAGACCTTGACGATTTGGTGCTTCGACTGGATCCGATGAAAGTCCAGCCGTGGCTGATCGATGCCCTTCGACGTGGATTGGGTGTTCATCATGCCGGTATGAACCTCCACTACCGTAGGAT TGTAGAGATACTCTTCCGGAAGGGCTACATCCGACTAGTCGTTGCAACTGGAACCCTTGCGCTCGGCATTAACATGCCGTGCAAGACAGTCGTCTTTAGCGGGGACTCTGTGTTTCTGTCTCCTCAGAACTATCGCCAGGCGTCCGGCCGTGCTGGGAGACGTGGGTTCGATTTGCTTGGGAATGTCGTCTTTAACGGTATCAGCCGAGATCGGGTGCACGAGATCATGTCCTCTCGGTTACCTGCTCTTAAGGGGCAATTCCCAATCTCAACCACACTTGTCCTTCGTCTATTTGTGCTCTTGAATGGAACGAACAACAATGAATTCGCTGTCAACGCGGTCAAGTCTCTCTTATCACAAACTCGCTTATACCTAGGAGGACCAGATGCCGAAATGGCAGTCAAGCACCACCTGCGCTTCTCAATTGAGTACCTGAGACGCCAAAACCTTCTCTCGGTGAAAGGAGTACCTATTCACTTCGCGGGGCTTGTAGGTCATTTGTACTTTACGGAGAACGCCGTCTTTGCATTTCACTCATTGCTCCGCGGTGGATACTTTCATAAGTTATGCAAGGACATTGACTCCGATCGCGAGAGAGTGCTTCgcgagatgatgttggtccTCAGCCACCTGTTCAGCAGAATACCGATTCAGCAGAAGGCAAAGGCCCTCGAAATTGTCGAAAGCTCTTCATCTGATATCTTCCTTAAACGACTTCCAGTTGCCGCAGAGCAACTACTTGTTCGGCATAACCGGGAAACTCTCTTGACTTTCAAGGACTATGTATCCTCTTACATCAATGCACACTTGCATGACCTACCAGACTGCACACTTCCACTGACCAAAATTCCGATTGGACCAGAGAAAGGGCGCGGTTGCAGTCTAACAAGCGACCCTCCACCGGTCATCCGGTCTCCATTTGTGGCACTTTCTGGTTTCACTGATGACTTCAACTCAATTAAAGAGTTGTGTTCTACAGCCAGAGACGGGGTATTTCTAGAGGAGTCTTCCATCCCTTACCTCCCAATCTGGCCAATCGATACCACTGTTGAGTTGAACGCCTATCTTTatgacttcttcaagcacGGGAGTTTGAAAGTGCTGGTGCGCGACAACCACATCAAACGCGGCGATGTGTGGTTTCATCTCAAGGACTTTTCCCTCGTACTTAAGACCATCGTGACCAGCCTCAAGGGCGTCATTGACTCAGGGGGCGGCTTCTTCatggaggatcttgatggcgatgacaaCATGAGTGATATGAGCGAAGGAGACCACGAGGCTATTTCAGAGGTGTTTGAGGTACAGAAGCCAGATAAAGCACCCGAGGAGACTGAGAAATCGTTAGCAAAGGATAAGGCTAAACCTGAGGTTCCCGATAGCTGGGAGGATGAGAGTGACGCCTCTACATCTGAGTCTGAAGGGCCCATGCCCGGCTCCGGTGTTAGTGGCTCATCTGCATCTAAAGATCCAGCTGGTATGCAGTCCGGGTTTGATAATGGATGTGGATTAATGCAGGTCTTAAGGGCATTCGAGTTGCTAGAAGCAGAGTTCGCGGACAAGTTCTACAAAATTGGTGCTTGA
- a CDS encoding related to ariadne-2 protein — MGNIFGRETEASPPPRELPPVLAATRQPLYHGRDLPYEDPFQNREVPQIQGPRPCVFYARGACFRGTACRFSHEGAVDTSSTKKSQKPCRFFMRGHCRRGEACNFSHEQSSVQEATKAIKDDDCAESWVRELGGAWVKFGDGAAIIDVSLPSDFSAIQIRNLPTTASAYFIRDLLSEVGIPVLISDIRYIKPKDMPNGFATVKVKDPEFAKTACSRLQTVIEPPGLEVSSMRVPIPPGFHFGQVDNRQVRCSWHRPTRTSSLYFTNRKAASRSFYKFKCEQYKINGMKATVQSLIAEHPGQQNGRWKIDLVGMSASITEDDIASAFPSFEKPCSITIGDLSYEMDIEMDSTLVKSMLYEKGELEKWNVSDSSTAKRIKAQATFMEECHAQAAASSLDGTELPFNHTGKLFVQLITSVKFKVSARVYDAVKKTIDSHKSNWNRQFIRYSALPERGFNRILKIEGEDRQLVAQAKRDLEKVITGTVLTMDGKNIWYSNLKISKNAYKKLQKIERDLEVVIIRDIRASNFRAFGPEGRLAQAAEALQQLINELKSGDHAIKKAVSTVKRQQLEPDCPICFEEAEESLETSCGHIYCSLCFFNMCQAEASTSGDFSIGCMGNSGTCGKIIQISELQTLILSETFENILEASFASFIRRHPAEFRYCPTPDCDQVYRVSSPGKLPSTFTCARCFTPTCTACHDSHLGISCAKHKGNGSEDIEELIKAKEDLGAKDCPKCTTALQKAEGCNHMTCLACGTHICWVCMATFTEGSDCYRHMGQFHGSFV, encoded by the exons ATGGGAAACATTTTTGGTCGTGAGACAGAGGCAAGCCCGCCACCTCGTGAGCTACCTCCCGTGTTGGCGGCAACAAGACAACCATTATACCATGGAAGAGATCTTCCTTACGAGGACCCGTTCCAGAATCGTGAAGTACCACAGATTCAGGGCCCTCGTCCTTGCGTATTTTATGCTCGCGGAGCATGTTTCCGGGGAACGGCCTGTCGATTCTCGCACGAAGGAGCTGTTGATACATCTTCGACAAAGAAGTCACAAAAGCCTTGCCGTTTCTTCATGCGTGGTCATTGCAGGCGTGGAGAAGCCTGCAACTTCTCCCATGAACAATCCTCTGTTCAGGAAGCGacaaaggcaataaag GATGATGACTGTGCTGAAAGCTGGGTTCGTGAGCTTGGAGGCGCCTGGGTCAAGTTTGGAGACGGAGCGGCAATCATAGATGTGTCACTCCCTTCAGACTTTTCCGCCATTCAGATACGCAATCTCCCGACCACTGCCTCAGCATACTTCATTAGAGATTTGCTTTCTGAAGTTGGTATTCCCGTATTAATAAGCGATATACGATATATAAAACCCAAGGATATGCCAAATGGCTTTGCTACTGTCAAAGTTAAAGACCCGGAATTTGCAAAGACCGCATGTTCGCGACTACAAACCGTCATTGAACCCCCAGGCCTAGAAGTCAGCTCTATGCGTGTTCCAATCCCTCCAGGTTTCCACTTTGGCCAGGTTGATAACAGGCAAGTTCGTTGTTCATGGCATCGGCCCACCAGAACATCCAGTTTATACTTTACAAACAGGAAAGCCGCAAGCCGATCATTCTATAAATTCAAATGCGAACAGTACAAAATCAACGGCATGAAAGCTACGGTGCAGTCGCTTATTGCAGAGCATCCGGGTCAACAGAATGGGAGGTGGAAGATCGATTTAGTTGGAATGAGTGCTAGCATTACGGAGGACGATATCGCTTCTGCCTTTCCTTCGTTTGAAAAGCCTTGCTCGATTACTATCGGAGATCTGAGTTATGAGATGGACATAGAAATGGATTCGACTTTGGTCAAGTCCATGCTATACGAGAAAGGCGAGTTGGAAAAATGGAACGTTTCTGACAGTTCTACCGCCAAACGGATCAAAGCCCAGGCAACCTTTATGGAAGAATGCCATGCACAAGCTGCCGCCTCTTCCCTCGATGGAACAGAGTTACCATTCAACCATACCGGCAAGCTTTTCGTCCAACTCATTACTTCCGTCAAATTCAAGGTATCAGCTCGCGTTTACGATGCCGTGAAGAAGACAATTGATTCACACAAATCCAATTGGAATCGACAGTTCATACGTTATTCCGCCCTACCTGAGCGCGGATTTAACCGAATCCTCAAAATCGAGGGTGAGGATCGTCAGCTAGTCGCCCAGGCCAAAAGAGATTTAGAGAAAGTCATTACTGGCACTGTTTTGACAATGGACGGAAAGAATATTTGGTactccaacctcaagatcagcAAGAATGCTTACAAGAAGCTTCAGAAAATCGAGCGAGACCTTGAGGTCGTTATCATTCGCGATATACGAGCCTCGAACTTCCGGGCTTTTGGCCCTGAGGGTCGTTTAGCACAAGCTGCTGAAGCCCTGCAGCAACTCATCAACGAATTAAAATCAGGCGACCATGCCATCAAGAAAGCAGTTTCTACAGTCAAAAGACAACAACTTGAGCCCGATTGCCCAATCTgctttgaagaagccgaagaaTCATTGGAGACTTCCTGTGGCCATATCTATTGtagtctttgctttttcaACATGTGTCAAGCAGAAGCATCAACGTCGGGTGATTTCTCAATCGGCTGTATGGGGAACTCTGGAACCTGCGGAAAAATCATCCAAATCTCAGAGCTTCAGACACTCATTCTCTCCGAAACCTTCGAGAACATCCTTGAGGCTTCTTTTGCCTCATTCATACGACGCCATCCAGCTGAATTTCGGTATTGCCCGACGCCGGATTGCGATCAAGTCTACCGAGTCTCTTCCCCGGGAAAGCTTCCATCCACGTTTACATGTGCCAGATGCTTTACTCCTACTTGTACGGCCTGTCACGATTCACACCTAGGAATATCCTGTGCAAAGCACAAAGGCAATGGTTCTGAGGATATCGAGGAGCTCATCAAAGCTAAGGAGGATCTAGGTGCGAAAGATTGTCCCAAATGCACTACAGCTCTCCAGAAAGCCGAGGGATGTAACCATATGACTTGTCTAGCTTGTGGAACGCACATCTGCTGGGTGTGTATGGCAACATTCACAGAAGGGAGTGATTGCTACAGACACATGGGTCAGTTCCATGGCAGCTTTGTGTAG